One stretch of Microcebus murinus isolate Inina chromosome 12, M.murinus_Inina_mat1.0, whole genome shotgun sequence DNA includes these proteins:
- the ZNF658 gene encoding zinc finger protein 658, giving the protein MNMSQASVSFEDVTVEFTQEEWQQMGPAQRNLYRDVMLENYSHLVSVGYCITKPKVIFKLEQGEEPWFLEDKFLSQKYPGYYKVDDHIKGIKEKQEKPLWEVIFIDDEILSKEGQKFLENPFNLGITPEFLGKILCKCDSCNMNLPVISELILSESNYSRKKPDYLNVCERLQLDINGEKTHAGDKSYEYNKNVKAHSHKKDHYQGFQTSKQSFECNEFGSVLHDKTTCITAGSFPTGENSSKDDEFRKNCDKTSLLNHMRTDTKEKCSDLNDCEKSYHKNTIVGYKKDHMAVTHYEHNESGINFSRMLPLTQSQRTFTGQSAFESDKCEENFSQSSAHIIHQKIQTRDKSCAYNGCTDAFYQKLDLTIHQKTPIEEKFYQSGEYKKSFYQNTHFIQHERTHSGEKPYQSEECGKSFCSNSHPVQHTGTYMRFKLYKCSECGKTFCQKSNLTKHLRIHTKEKPYDNSGCGKSYKPLFIGYQRTDTEMKLYQGSEYKKTFSKMAHLKEHQRIHMGEKPYECTECGKTFSKTSHLQAHQRIHTGEKPYECNECGRSFTYNSALRAHQRIHTGEKPYECSDCEKTFAHNSALRVHQRIHTGEKPYGCNECEKTFAHTSALRAHQKIHTGEKLYECSECGKTFSLKTHLSTHQRIHTGEKPYECSDCEKTFAHNSALRVHQRIHTGEKPYGCNECEKTFAHTSALRAHQKIHTGEKLYECSECGKTFSLKTHLSTHQRIHTGKKPYECSDCEKTFAHNSALRVHQRIHTGEKPYGCNECEKTFAHTSALRAHQKIHTGERLYECSECGKTFSQKTHLSTHQRIHTGEKPYECNQCGKTFSQKSYLSGHERIHTGEKPYKCNICGKTFVYKAALIVHQRIHTGEKPYECNECGKTFSQRTHLCAHQRIHTGEKPYECSECGKTFADNSALRAHHRTHTGEKPYECNECGKTFSKTSHLRAHLRTRTGEKPYECNQCGKTFSEKSYVSAHQRIHTGEKPYECNICGKPFAHNSTLRVHQRIHTGVKSYECNECGKTFSQKSHLSAHQRIHTGEKPYECNECGKAFAQNSTLRVHQRIHTGEKPYECEECGKRFVRKAALRVHHTRMHTREKTITCNEFEKP; this is encoded by the coding sequence gatattataaAGTTGATGACCACATTAAAGGGATCAAGGAAAAACAAGAGAAGCCTCTGtgggaagtaatattcattgatGATGAAATATTGAGTAAAGAAGGacagaaatttttagaaaacccATTTAATCTAGGCATAACTCCAGAGTTTTTAGGAAAAATACTCTGTAAATGTGACTCATGTAATATGAATTTACCAGttatttctgaattaattttaagTGAAAGCAACTATTCAAGAAAGAAGCCTGATTACTTGAACGTATGTGAAAGATTGCAGCTTGATATTAATGGTGAGAAAACTCATGCTGGAGATAAATcttatgaatataataaaaatgtgaaagctCACAGTCATAAGAAAGATCACTACCAAGGATTTCAAACTTCGAAGCAATCTTTTGAATGTAATGAATTTGGAAGTGTTTTACATGATAAGACCACCTGTATTACAGCTGGGAGTTTTCCAACAGGAGAGAATTCCTCTAAGGATGACGAATTTAGGAAAAACTGTGATAAAACTAGTTTATTAAATCACATGAGAACTGACACAAAGGAGAAATGCTCTGATCTTAATGACTGTGAGAAATCCTACCACAAAAACACCATTGTGGGATACAAGAAAGATCACATGGCTGTGACACACTATGAACACAATGAAAGTGGGATTAATTTCAGTAGGATGTTACCCCTTACTCAATCTCAGAGAACTTTTACAGGACAGAGTGCTTTTGAAAGCGATAAATGTGAAGAAAACTTTAGCCAGAGTTCAGCCCATATAATACATCAGAAAATACAAACACGAGATAAATCATGTGCATATAATGGATGTACGGATGCCTTCTATCAGAAATTAGACCTTACAATACACCAGAAAACTCCCATAGAAGAGAAATTCTACCAGTCTGGTGAATATAAGAAATCCTTTTACCAGAATACACACTTCATTCAGCATGAGAGGACCCATTCTGGGGAGAAACCTTACCAATCTGAGGAATGTGGGAAATCCTTTTGTTCAAATTCACACCCTGTTCAGCATACTGGAACTTATATGAGGTTCAAACTTTATAaatgtagtgaatgtgggaaaacttTCTGTCAGAAGTCAAACCTCACTAAGCATCTAAGAATTCACACAAAGGAGAAACCTTATGATAACAGTGGCTGTGGGAAATCTTATAAGCCACTCTTCATAGGGTACCAGAGAACAGACACAGAGATGAAACTCTATCAAGGCAGTGAATATAAGAAAACATTCTCCAAGATGGCCCATCTCAaagaacatcagagaattcacatgggggagaaaccctatgaatgtactGAATGTGGGAAAACTTTCTCCAAGACATCACATCTCCAGgcacatcagagaattcacacaggggagaaaccttatgaatgtaatgaatgtgggagaTCTTTTACCTATAATTCAGCCCTAAGAGCACATCAGAGAATCCACACAggtgagaaaccctatgaatgtagtGACTGTGAGAAAACTTTTGCCCATAATTCAGCCCTCAGagtacatcagagaattcacacagggGAGAAGCCATATGGATGTAATGAATGTGAGAAAACTTTTGCCCATACTTCAGCCCTCAGAGCACATCAGAAAATTCACACAGGGGAGAAACTCTATGaatgtagtgaatgtgggaaaacttTCTCCCTGAAGACTCACCTCAGTacacatcagagaattcacactggagagaaaccctatgaatgtagtGACTGTGAGAAAACTTTTGCCCATAATTCAGCCCTCAGagtacatcagagaattcacacggGGGAGAAACCATATGGATGTAATGAATGTGAGAAAACTTTTGCCCATACTTCAGCCCTCAGAGCACATCAGAAAATTCACACAGGGGAGAAACTCTATGaatgtagtgaatgtgggaaaacttTCTCCCTGAAGACTCACCTCAGTacacatcagagaattcacacaggtaagaaaccctatgaatgtagtGACTGTGAGAAAACTTTTGCCCATAATTCAGCCCTCAGagtacatcagagaattcacacggGGGAGAAACCATATGGATGTAATGAATGTGAGAAAACTTTTGCCCATACTTCAGCCCTCAGAGCACATCAGAAAATTCACACAGGGGAGAGACTCTATGaatgtagtgaatgtgggaaaacttTCTCCCAGAAGACTCACCTCAGTacacatcagagaattcacacaggggagaaaccttatgaatgtaatcAATGTGGGAAAACTTTCTCCCAGAAGTCATACCTCAGTGGACATGAAAGAATTCACACAGGGGaaaaaccttataaatgtaaCATATGTGGGAAAACTTTTGTCTATAAGGCAGCCCTCATAGTGCATCAAAGAATTCACACAGGGGAGAAACCTTATGagtgtaatgaatgtggaaaaacttTCTCCCAAAGAACCCACCTCTGTgcacatcagagaattcatacaggggaaaaaccctatgaatgtagtgaatgtgggaaaacaTTTGCGGATAATTCAGCCCTCAGGGCACATCACAGAACTCACACAGgcgagaaaccctatgaatgtaatgaatgtgggaaaacttTCTCTAAGACATCACACCTCAGAGCACATCTGAGAACTCGCACAggggagaaaccctatgaatgtaatcAGTGTGGGAAGACTTTCTCTGAGAAGTCATATGTTAGTgcacatcagagaattcacacaggagagaaaccttatgaatgtaataTATGTGGCAAACCATTCGCTCATAATTCAACACTCAGagtacatcagagaattcacacaggtGTAAAATcctatgaatgtaatgaatgtggaaaaacttTCTCCCAGAAGTCACACCTTAGTGCACaccagagaattcacacaggggagaaaccctatgagtgtaatgaatgtgggaaagcttttGCCCAAAATTCAACCCTCAGAGTACaccagagaattcacacaggggagaaaccctatgaatgtgaagaatgtgggaaaagGTTTGTCCGTAAGGCAGCTCTTAGAGTACATCACACCAGAATGCATACCAGAGAGAAAACCATAACCTGTAATGAATTTGAGAAGCCCTGA